From the genome of Opitutaceae bacterium, one region includes:
- a CDS encoding respiratory nitrate reductase subunit gamma yields the protein MKSTFLTNLLWGVYPYLCITLFLVVPVIRMIYRPFGFSTRASSLFSRNLLGAASLTLHWGLLLVFLGHLAGFIGGLLGLEGWITFFFWTGLIGGFATLFGSLVALVRRWAVPEVRAMSQWDDYLVHVFLVALLSLGLYQVVVHRIFGVAYTASSWLASVATFSPQPELMASASLISKWHVFLALSFFAVFPFTKLVHFWTYPINYFVRPYQSMRTNLFKYQRKWEFALRSDKSFLTYSLATLVVFFGGFSLWLGYARTSDSGGKSIASEIPSWTDGDRLAGMPLYVSQCARCHGVDGRGDGAGAHSPTFATIPRDLTAGKFSFLSTDNGVAADVDLARTLRHGLVSAGMPDFSLLDDRQIDSLVAVIRQFEGATAQRPGQVLSVPPPPLQASVKRGRELFALMCAACHGASGRGDGPTFVDSAGRPLRPRDLTNPEAYKVGTRPEQIYMRIAAGVPPVMPALHGAFPPEDLWSIVKFVETELLSEKPIPKIATAPSKSLSAPASGRPGEAQRL from the coding sequence ATGAAAAGCACTTTTCTGACGAACCTTCTGTGGGGTGTTTATCCGTACCTGTGCATCACCCTGTTTCTGGTCGTGCCCGTCATCCGCATGATCTACCGTCCCTTCGGATTCAGCACACGCGCGAGCAGTCTCTTCAGCCGCAACCTGCTCGGCGCGGCGTCCCTCACCCTCCACTGGGGACTCCTGCTGGTTTTTCTCGGGCACCTGGCCGGCTTCATCGGCGGACTGCTGGGACTGGAGGGCTGGATCACCTTCTTTTTCTGGACAGGACTGATCGGCGGCTTCGCCACGCTGTTCGGCTCCCTGGTCGCCCTGGTTCGGCGCTGGGCCGTTCCGGAAGTCCGCGCCATGAGCCAATGGGACGATTACCTGGTGCACGTGTTCCTGGTGGCGCTGTTGAGCCTGGGTTTGTATCAAGTGGTCGTGCACCGAATCTTCGGCGTCGCATACACGGCCTCATCATGGCTGGCCAGCGTCGCGACATTCAGTCCCCAGCCGGAATTGATGGCCTCGGCCTCTCTCATCAGCAAATGGCACGTCTTTCTGGCGCTGAGCTTTTTTGCCGTGTTCCCCTTCACGAAGCTGGTCCATTTCTGGACCTATCCGATCAACTATTTCGTCCGACCCTACCAGAGCATGCGGACCAACTTGTTCAAGTATCAGCGCAAATGGGAGTTCGCCCTGCGATCCGACAAGTCCTTCCTGACATACTCCCTGGCAACGCTGGTGGTATTCTTTGGCGGCTTTTCGCTCTGGCTCGGCTACGCGAGGACCAGCGACAGCGGCGGCAAATCCATTGCCAGTGAGATACCCAGCTGGACGGACGGCGATCGGCTGGCAGGCATGCCGCTGTATGTCAGCCAGTGCGCCCGCTGCCACGGTGTGGACGGACGTGGCGACGGCGCGGGTGCTCATTCGCCGACCTTTGCCACGATCCCACGCGATCTGACAGCGGGAAAGTTCAGCTTCCTCTCGACGGACAACGGCGTGGCCGCCGATGTGGATCTGGCGCGCACGCTGCGGCATGGATTGGTGTCGGCGGGCATGCCGGATTTCAGTCTGCTGGACGATCGACAGATCGATTCGCTGGTGGCCGTGATCCGTCAATTTGAGGGCGCCACCGCGCAGAGGCCCGGCCAGGTCCTGTCCGTGCCTCCCCCTCCGCTCCAGGCCAGTGTGAAGCGCGGGCGCGAGTTGTTCGCGCTCATGTGCGCAGCCTGCCACGGCGCGAGCGGACGTGGCGACGGACCCACATTCGTTGATTCCGCGGGCCGTCCCCTGCGTCCCCGCGATCTGACCAATCCCGAGGCTTACAAAGTGGGCACCCGGCCCGAGCAAATCTACATGCGCATCGCCGCCGGCGTACCCCCGGTGATGCCGGCCTTGCATGGGGCGTTTCCGCCGGAAGACCTCTGGTCGATCGTCAAGTTTGTCGAAACCGAATTGCTCTCTGAAAAGCCAATTCCAAAGATTGCGACCGCGCCTTCAAAGTCGCTGTCGGCTCCGGCGTCCGGCCGGCCAGGCGAAGCGCAGCGTCTGTAA